One region of Mus pahari chromosome 16, PAHARI_EIJ_v1.1, whole genome shotgun sequence genomic DNA includes:
- the LOC110333747 gene encoding prolactin-7A2, with protein sequence MPFSFSQPCPSGALLLLVVSSLLLWENVASGPLSSNETNGVPISINGLIHNAMRLTWNIKKLNMELRRTYTVNEVSENLYETYMLDFIEDMEFLVKALTCCHNYSIKTPETLDEAQQIPFNEFPKLILSRMWAWNETSKVLLNILRSIPGMHDDVISLAKNIETKIAELFEYTQSILNSIYGTTENVEYTVFSGLEDLNSSEEEFSLFALCKFSYCLRVDIHMVELYLKLLECVVNISSDVCLSTNTRNAS encoded by the exons atgccattttctttctctcaaccATGCCCCT CAGGGGCACTTCTGCTGCTGGTGGTGTCAAGCCTCCTTTTATGGGAGAATGTGGCCTCTGGGCCTTTGAGTAGCAATGAGACTAATGGTGTTCCAATATCCATCAATGGGCTAATTCATAATGCCATGAGACTGACTTGGAATATCAAGAAACTCAACATGGAACTGCGCAGGACATAT ACTGTCAATGAAGTCTCTGAAAACTTATACGAGACATAT ATGCTTGACTTTATTGAAGACATGGAGTTTCTGGTCAAGGCTCTTACTTGCTGCCACAATTATTCCATCAAAACTCCAGAAACCCTGGATGAAGCTCAACAGATTCCT TTTAACGAATTTCCAAAACTGATCCTCAGTAGAATGTGGGCTTGGAATGAAACTTCTAAAGTTCTACTGAACATACTCAGAAGTATTCCAGGAATGCATGATGATGTCATTTCATTAGCCAAAAACATTGAAACGAAAATTGCAGAGCTTTTTGAGTACACCCAGAGTATACTCAACTCG ATTTATGGAACAACAGAAAATGTGGAATACACCGTCTTTTCTGGTCTTGAAGACTTAAATTCATCTGAAGAAGAATTTAGCCTTTTTGCTCTTTGTAAATTTTCCTATTGCTTACGTGTAGATATACATATGGTTGAACTTTATCTCAAGCTATTAGAGTGTGTGGTAAATATTAGTAGTGATGTTTGCCTATCCACCAATACCAGAAATGCATCATGA